From a single Deinococcus malanensis genomic region:
- a CDS encoding dolichyl-phosphate beta-glucosyltransferase, which yields MSYQDFQAWRESPVETVELSVVIPTYNEAERILPTLGAMAVIVSGLGYRWELIVSDDGSKDGTADLVEGLGWKNLRVVRHANTGKGGAVQRGVLASKGQRVLFADADNSTPIEELPRLMGKLDEGYDLAVGSRVGEGASEENKSALRKLVSWGLRFVARALSGVAVRDTQCGFKLFGPRASRLFQLQKMQGFSFDLELLYLAHKFGYQVAEIPVRWFDAPGSKVNSVQDSVKFLKDIFALRQLDRQGAYQRGS from the coding sequence ATGTCATACCAGGATTTCCAAGCATGGCGGGAATCGCCCGTAGAGACGGTGGAGCTGTCGGTGGTCATACCTACGTACAACGAAGCGGAACGGATTCTGCCGACCCTGGGGGCCATGGCTGTAATCGTTTCCGGACTGGGTTACCGTTGGGAACTTATCGTCTCCGATGATGGCAGCAAAGATGGCACTGCCGATCTGGTTGAGGGGTTAGGCTGGAAAAACCTGCGGGTCGTCCGTCATGCCAACACCGGGAAAGGCGGAGCCGTGCAGCGCGGCGTTCTGGCGTCAAAGGGGCAGCGCGTCCTGTTTGCCGATGCCGACAACAGCACACCGATTGAGGAGTTGCCCCGGTTGATGGGGAAGTTGGATGAAGGCTACGACCTTGCTGTGGGTTCACGCGTTGGCGAAGGAGCCAGTGAGGAGAACAAGAGTGCTCTGCGGAAACTGGTTTCATGGGGCCTGCGCTTCGTGGCCCGGGCGCTGAGTGGCGTGGCCGTCAGAGATACCCAGTGCGGCTTCAAATTGTTCGGACCCCGTGCCAGTCGGCTGTTCCAGTTGCAGAAAATGCAGGGCTTCTCATTTGACCTGGAACTGCTCTACCTGGCCCACAAATTCGGTTACCAGGTGGCGGAGATTCCGGTGCGCTGGTTTGACGCACCAGGAAGTAAGGTCAACTCGGTGCAGGACAGTGTCAAGTTCCTCAAGGA